The Nitrospirota bacterium genome has a segment encoding these proteins:
- a CDS encoding DUF4382 domain-containing protein, with protein sequence MPTGAATVSVTDAPGDFDHVYITVKDIWFHASDVADPRAGDWLRYPLTTPVTIDLLSLANGNMQALWSNIQLPIGTYRQIRIFLEPTYDSTLPAGTYHNYVVVGGNTYPLFVPDFDHGISLIGAFNITFGGTLRLAIDFDAGEDIVEFHEGLDYVLKPRLAYFDLDKAGAIKGQISSSGSLTTPDFVIKAEKLVTDGTSTYHAIQRWTMPDASGNFVLYPISAATKTYDIVVRGLGHQTVIIKGVPVTRGTTPSTATDLGLITMMTATNPDYTVAGAIASPTGAWVQFYQTLPNAGEYPYEIRFRHFNPLYGGFKQTFALSADPVHVGTYISSGLVSALTTTDPVEGAGNFTAVAGAILYSRSTSTLVSAATTTVSFPTPLTVVSPYKGNSVTGSIVMSNPGKMNAKMDRGLLFAVNGGMIVDAIRVDSQMTGTGSSAYTLSNLAGGSTGTPLPGAFYGIDAVGWLSSAPTGTYRSIGIPTIVDLRTGNDTADIAMLPLW encoded by the coding sequence ATGCCCACGGGCGCCGCAACCGTCAGCGTTACGGACGCCCCAGGAGATTTTGACCATGTCTACATAACGGTGAAGGATATCTGGTTCCATGCGAGCGATGTCGCCGATCCCCGTGCGGGCGACTGGCTCAGGTATCCGCTTACCACCCCGGTGACGATTGACCTGCTCAGCCTCGCGAACGGCAACATGCAGGCGCTCTGGAGCAACATCCAACTGCCGATAGGGACTTACCGGCAGATCAGGATTTTCCTTGAGCCGACATACGATTCAACGCTGCCGGCGGGCACGTATCATAATTACGTTGTCGTCGGAGGGAATACCTATCCTCTGTTCGTCCCGGATTTCGACCACGGGATCTCGCTTATCGGCGCGTTCAATATTACTTTCGGGGGCACCCTCAGGCTTGCCATCGACTTTGACGCGGGTGAGGACATCGTCGAATTCCATGAGGGGTTGGATTATGTTCTGAAGCCCCGCCTCGCCTACTTCGACCTTGATAAGGCGGGAGCGATAAAGGGGCAGATCTCATCTTCCGGATCGCTCACCACGCCTGACTTTGTGATCAAGGCCGAGAAACTGGTCACTGATGGCACCTCCACGTATCACGCGATTCAGAGATGGACCATGCCTGATGCCTCCGGCAACTTCGTCCTGTATCCGATCTCAGCAGCGACGAAGACGTACGATATCGTCGTACGAGGCCTTGGCCACCAGACCGTGATCATCAAGGGCGTGCCTGTTACGAGGGGCACAACGCCGTCTACTGCGACCGATCTCGGATTGATCACGATGATGACGGCTACCAACCCGGACTACACGGTAGCAGGTGCCATCGCATCCCCGACGGGCGCGTGGGTGCAATTTTACCAGACCCTTCCCAACGCGGGCGAGTATCCTTATGAGATCCGGTTCAGGCATTTCAATCCATTGTATGGCGGTTTCAAACAGACCTTTGCACTATCCGCCGACCCTGTTCATGTAGGTACATACATCAGCAGTGGCCTGGTATCCGCACTGACGACGACCGATCCCGTTGAGGGCGCGGGGAATTTTACCGCCGTGGCCGGAGCCATATTATATAGCCGCAGCACGTCAACACTCGTGAGCGCGGCAACCACGACCGTTTCATTCCCGACACCGCTCACGGTCGTTTCTCCCTATAAGGGCAACAGCGTCACGGGCTCGATTGTCATGAGTAATCCGGGCAAGATGAACGCTAAGATGGACCGCGGCCTGCTCTTTGCCGTGAATGGAGGCATGATCGTTGACGCCATCCGCGTTGATAGCCAGATGACAGGAACAGGTTCCAGTGCTTACACGCTGTCGAATCTTGCTGGAGGCTCTACCGGAACGCCGCTTCCTGGTGCATTCTATGGCATTGATGCGGTTGGCTGGTTATCAAGCGCTCCGACCGGCACGTACCGGTCGATAGGGATCCCCACGATCGTCGATCTCCGCACGGGGAACGATACGGCTGACATCGCTATGCTGCCGCTGTGGTAA
- a CDS encoding c(7)-type cytochrome triheme domain-containing protein translates to MALCFLAANALAVPIGVKLTFDGKGAGAVVFDGTLHASKGLTCADCHDRQGLIPAMFEMKRNTSFISMRKIEMGMSCGNCHHVSMSDPSSCSYCHRKR, encoded by the coding sequence ATGGCCCTCTGTTTTCTCGCGGCAAACGCTCTTGCCGTGCCGATCGGGGTCAAACTCACGTTCGATGGAAAAGGCGCTGGAGCTGTTGTTTTTGATGGAACCCTTCATGCCAGTAAGGGCCTCACCTGTGCCGACTGCCATGACCGGCAGGGCCTCATCCCTGCGATGTTCGAAATGAAGAGGAATACGAGTTTCATCTCCATGAGAAAAATAGAAATGGGCATGTCCTGCGGCAATTGCCATCACGTTTCCATGTCCGATCCATCGAGCTGTTCGTACTGCCATCGCAAGAGATGA
- a CDS encoding DUF4070 domain-containing protein, with translation MKLLLVYPKYPTTFWSFKYALKFISKKASLPPLGLLTVAAMLPAEWEQRLVDLNVKHLTDADLRWADYVLVSAMSIQKESALSVIARCKALGVRVIAGGPLFTANPEDFDGVDHLVLNEAEITLPLFLEDLGNDKAKRIYTSPQWANLAATPAPRVDLLNMRKYASMNIQYSRGCPFDCDFCNITVLYGRVPRTKSADQVIAELNALYARGWRRGVFIVDDNFIGNKGKLKKEVLPALIGWMEERKHPFTLYTEVSINLADDEELMRLMVKAGFDQVFVGIESPNDESLAECSKLQNRNRDLIASVRKIQKAGLEVQAGFIVGFDKDPASIFERLIGFIQESGIVTAMVGLLNAPHGTKLYSRMKQEGRLTRAATGDNTDFSINFVPKMSSEALLNGYRSILNTIYSPKHYYARVKKFLKEYRPATKARSFRPQFSYIMAGFKSVVRLGIIGRERYYYWKLFFWSLFRKPRLFPLAITLSIYGFHFRKVFASHEKTLRAAALR, from the coding sequence ATGAAATTACTGCTCGTCTATCCCAAGTACCCCACTACCTTCTGGAGTTTTAAATACGCATTGAAGTTCATCTCCAAGAAGGCGAGCCTGCCGCCGCTCGGGTTGTTGACCGTGGCCGCCATGCTGCCTGCCGAATGGGAGCAGCGTCTTGTCGATCTGAACGTGAAGCATCTGACCGATGCCGATCTCCGCTGGGCCGATTACGTGCTGGTGAGCGCCATGTCCATCCAGAAAGAGTCTGCCCTGTCGGTCATTGCCCGGTGCAAAGCGCTCGGTGTCAGAGTGATCGCCGGCGGACCGTTGTTCACGGCCAACCCCGAAGACTTCGACGGCGTGGACCATCTGGTGCTGAACGAGGCTGAGATCACGCTCCCGCTCTTCCTCGAGGACCTCGGGAATGACAAGGCGAAGCGTATCTACACCTCTCCCCAATGGGCAAATCTCGCTGCCACGCCCGCGCCCCGGGTCGACCTGCTGAACATGCGCAAGTACGCCTCCATGAACATCCAGTATTCCCGGGGCTGTCCCTTTGACTGCGACTTCTGCAACATCACCGTGCTCTACGGCCGCGTGCCGCGAACGAAGAGCGCGGACCAGGTCATCGCCGAGCTCAATGCGCTCTATGCCCGTGGCTGGCGGAGAGGCGTGTTCATCGTGGACGACAATTTCATCGGTAACAAGGGCAAGCTCAAGAAGGAGGTGCTCCCGGCCCTCATCGGATGGATGGAGGAGCGCAAACACCCCTTCACGCTGTATACCGAGGTTTCGATCAACCTTGCAGACGACGAGGAGCTGATGAGGCTCATGGTCAAGGCGGGGTTCGACCAGGTGTTCGTGGGCATCGAGTCACCGAACGACGAAAGCCTCGCGGAATGCAGCAAGCTCCAGAACCGGAACCGCGACCTTATCGCAAGCGTCCGGAAGATCCAGAAGGCCGGCCTCGAGGTCCAGGCCGGGTTTATCGTGGGGTTCGACAAGGACCCAGCGTCGATCTTCGAGCGCCTGATCGGTTTCATCCAGGAAAGCGGGATCGTGACCGCCATGGTGGGGCTCCTGAACGCGCCGCACGGCACCAAGCTCTACAGCCGCATGAAACAGGAAGGACGCCTTACGAGGGCAGCGACCGGCGACAATACGGACTTCTCCATCAACTTCGTCCCGAAGATGAGCAGCGAGGCCCTGCTGAACGGCTACCGCTCGATCCTCAACACGATCTACTCGCCGAAGCACTACTACGCGAGGGTGAAGAAGTTCCTCAAGGAGTATCGCCCCGCAACAAAGGCGCGGAGCTTCCGACCCCAGTTCAGCTACATCATGGCCGGGTTCAAGTCCGTGGTGCGCCTCGGCATTATCGGACGGGAGCGGTACTACTACTGGAAACTGTTCTTCTGGTCCCTGTTCAGAAAACCGAGGCTCTTCCCGCTCGCCATCACCCTGTCTATCTACGGGTTCCATTTCCGCAAGGTATTCGCGAGTCATGAGAAGACGCTGAGGGCGGCCGCGCTGAGGTAA
- a CDS encoding cysteine-rich small domain-containing protein: MNYKFFTHQDCSFYPCHNLQEWKSCLFCWCPLYLLDCEGDFTYRNGVKDCSDCVIPHTEEGYDYVLGVVTSKVYGR; this comes from the coding sequence ATGAACTACAAGTTTTTCACGCACCAGGACTGCAGTTTTTATCCCTGCCACAACCTTCAGGAATGGAAATCCTGCCTCTTCTGCTGGTGTCCGCTGTATCTGCTCGATTGCGAAGGAGACTTCACCTACCGGAACGGCGTCAAGGACTGCTCGGACTGCGTCATTCCCCACACGGAGGAAGGATACGATTACGTCCTCGGAGTGGTGACCAGCAAGGTCTATGGCCGGTAA
- a CDS encoding sulfite exporter TauE/SafE family protein, with the protein MQGFDLLLIGLAAVAGGLVNALAGGGTLITFPMLTAVGVPPVAANVTNTVALCPGYLGATFAQMKDLRGQGKRLWYLLPSGVLGGIAGGVLLLHTSDKTFRLLIPYLILLAVVLLAFQDRIRAWVTGRMSGTGHRHVHEAMAILPVAPAAVYGGYFGAGVSVMVLAVIGLVLDDSLTRLNALKQAISFSINIAAAIFFLFSGQVLWIAALIMAIGALAGGALGGRMAGRIKPTALRRIVIAVGLIVSLVYFVR; encoded by the coding sequence ATGCAGGGATTCGATCTTCTCCTCATAGGACTGGCCGCCGTTGCCGGCGGCCTCGTGAACGCCCTTGCCGGCGGAGGAACGCTCATCACGTTCCCGATGCTGACCGCCGTCGGCGTGCCTCCCGTGGCCGCGAACGTGACGAACACCGTCGCTCTCTGCCCCGGGTATCTCGGAGCGACCTTCGCGCAGATGAAGGACCTGAGGGGGCAGGGAAAGCGGCTCTGGTATCTCCTTCCCTCGGGCGTCCTGGGCGGGATCGCGGGCGGGGTCCTGCTGCTGCACACGAGCGACAAGACGTTCCGCCTCCTGATACCTTACCTCATCCTGCTCGCTGTTGTCCTGCTGGCGTTCCAGGACCGGATACGCGCCTGGGTGACGGGCCGCATGAGCGGAACAGGACACAGGCACGTGCACGAAGCAATGGCGATACTGCCCGTGGCCCCCGCCGCCGTCTACGGGGGGTATTTCGGAGCAGGCGTGAGCGTCATGGTCCTGGCCGTGATCGGGCTCGTCTTGGATGATTCGCTCACCCGGCTGAATGCGCTGAAACAGGCCATCTCGTTCAGCATCAACATCGCCGCGGCGATCTTCTTTCTTTTTTCCGGCCAGGTCCTGTGGATCGCGGCGCTGATCATGGCCATCGGCGCCCTGGCGGGCGGCGCCCTGGGCGGGCGCATGGCCGGCAGGATCAAACCCACCGCGCTGCGGCGCATCGTGATCGCTGTCGGCCTTATCGTCTCCCTCGTCTACTTTGTCCGCTAG
- a CDS encoding adenylate/guanylate cyclase domain-containing protein, whose product MTPTPDSGGNGSSEAQGQASAKQPAVKKIPASPSQQAGRSAADTPSLTARLIRFLSSISVRYKIAGTLIIILSLAVVTLGVVTFTRQNAILRTEMKRRAATLAYQLASVGKEGLLTKQELPVASTIEDILKRDDVVYAMVADDDGRVFAHSDYSKKGIMLGAPGDLAALRSDIVLFQETHVNNESVLDAAAPIILKTKNLRIGIARVGLSQKALNEAITAQKRTYLWTALGFILAGLFGSFALARVMTKPLDSLAEGIQVVARGDLRKLVAVQSGDEIGKVTGVFNQMILSLREKLLMEKYLSQSTVLNIKEHRDVTQLKLGGERKYVTALFSDARGFTSLSEKMSPEDVVSLMNIYLNLQTAVVHQWGGIVDKFVGDEVMAIFDGPGMEINAVRAALEMQRCCASLNEARAAAGETTVSIGIGLNSGDVVMGNMGAEDHMDYTVIGDNINIAARLCGIAKPGQVLMSKAVAEAIGNQASWKELEPATLKGKNQPVWIAEPILVAGGARRYMRKTVDIPVTYWLEGFADETNKAVLKNISPAGCLMDVPTPIGIGSKLSVTLNLIEVGTITVRATVLHARKQDRQYAVGLGFDDLKDDIRHRIMKWIHQVNASIVEGLFL is encoded by the coding sequence ATGACGCCAACGCCCGACAGCGGCGGCAACGGCTCGTCCGAGGCGCAGGGCCAGGCTTCCGCCAAACAGCCAGCCGTGAAAAAGATCCCGGCCTCTCCTTCGCAGCAGGCCGGCAGAAGTGCGGCTGACACGCCGTCCCTCACGGCGCGGTTGATCCGGTTCCTGTCATCCATCAGCGTGCGTTACAAGATCGCGGGTACGCTCATCATCATCCTGTCGCTTGCGGTCGTCACGCTCGGCGTCGTGACCTTTACCCGCCAGAACGCGATCCTGCGGACGGAGATGAAGCGGCGCGCCGCCACGCTTGCGTATCAGCTTGCCAGCGTGGGCAAGGAGGGGCTCCTGACCAAGCAGGAGCTGCCTGTCGCCTCCACGATCGAGGACATCCTGAAGCGGGACGACGTGGTCTACGCCATGGTCGCGGACGATGACGGCAGGGTCTTCGCCCACAGCGACTACTCCAAGAAGGGGATCATGCTCGGAGCGCCCGGCGACCTGGCCGCCCTCAGGTCCGACATCGTGCTTTTCCAGGAAACGCATGTCAACAATGAGTCGGTCCTTGATGCTGCGGCCCCCATCATCCTGAAAACCAAGAACCTGAGGATCGGCATCGCCCGCGTCGGCCTGTCGCAGAAGGCGCTCAACGAGGCCATCACCGCGCAGAAGAGGACGTACCTCTGGACCGCGCTGGGCTTCATTCTCGCCGGACTGTTCGGCTCCTTCGCGCTCGCGCGGGTCATGACGAAGCCGCTGGATTCGCTGGCCGAAGGCATCCAGGTCGTTGCCCGGGGAGACCTGCGGAAGCTGGTTGCGGTCCAATCGGGCGACGAGATCGGCAAGGTGACCGGCGTATTCAACCAGATGATCCTGAGCCTCCGGGAGAAGCTTCTGATGGAGAAGTATCTCTCCCAGTCTACGGTCCTGAACATCAAGGAGCACCGGGACGTGACGCAGCTGAAACTGGGCGGGGAGCGGAAGTACGTGACAGCCCTGTTCTCCGACGCCCGAGGCTTCACGTCGCTTTCGGAAAAAATGAGCCCCGAGGACGTGGTCAGCCTGATGAACATTTATCTGAACCTGCAGACCGCCGTCGTGCACCAGTGGGGCGGGATCGTCGACAAGTTCGTGGGCGACGAGGTTATGGCCATTTTCGACGGTCCGGGCATGGAGATCAACGCGGTCCGCGCCGCCCTCGAGATGCAGCGCTGCTGCGCCTCGCTGAACGAGGCCCGGGCCGCGGCCGGCGAGACCACCGTGAGCATCGGCATCGGCCTGAACAGCGGCGACGTGGTCATGGGGAACATGGGCGCGGAAGACCACATGGATTATACGGTCATCGGCGACAACATCAACATCGCGGCCCGCCTCTGCGGCATCGCGAAGCCGGGTCAGGTGCTGATGAGCAAGGCGGTGGCCGAGGCGATCGGCAATCAGGCAAGCTGGAAGGAACTGGAGCCCGCCACGCTCAAGGGGAAGAACCAGCCCGTCTGGATCGCGGAACCGATCCTCGTCGCCGGCGGAGCCCGGAGGTACATGAGGAAGACAGTGGACATCCCCGTGACCTACTGGCTGGAAGGGTTTGCCGATGAAACGAACAAGGCAGTGCTGAAGAACATCAGCCCGGCGGGCTGCCTGATGGACGTTCCGACTCCGATCGGCATCGGGTCGAAACTGAGCGTCACGCTGAACCTGATCGAGGTGGGCACCATCACCGTGCGCGCTACGGTGCTCCATGCCCGGAAGCAGGACCGTCAGTACGCCGTGGGACTCGGCTTCGACGACCTCAAGGACGACATCCGGCACCGCATCATGAAATGGATCCACCAGGTGAACGCCTCGATCGTGGAAGGGCTGTTCCTCTGA
- a CDS encoding tetratricopeptide repeat protein, whose product MLLRTILLLAMLAILLPGCAVKKTHAPARSQPPPSSHQKPAARPAADPKAQQRYYDLGLQNYSKENYDEARDAFEQVVEINPNSSLGMKAQENIRKIDQILKTLKEIEKK is encoded by the coding sequence ATGCTGCTTCGCACGATCCTTCTCTTGGCAATGTTGGCCATTCTCCTTCCCGGCTGCGCGGTAAAGAAGACACACGCACCAGCCCGGTCGCAGCCCCCGCCATCGTCCCATCAAAAGCCCGCTGCCCGGCCCGCGGCGGACCCGAAGGCACAGCAGCGGTATTACGATCTGGGGCTTCAGAACTATTCCAAGGAGAACTACGATGAGGCCCGGGATGCCTTCGAGCAGGTCGTGGAGATCAACCCGAACAGCAGCCTGGGTATGAAGGCGCAGGAGAATATCAGGAAGATCGACCAGATCCTGAAGACCCTGAAGGAGATCGAGAAGAAATGA